The proteins below come from a single Denticeps clupeoides chromosome 15, fDenClu1.1, whole genome shotgun sequence genomic window:
- the pex26 gene encoding peroxisome assembly protein 26 — MGSFRGSSPPGHCGPASVLGWLDAAVDHLMVDKEFHMALDACERGLEQLGGPGEQEEARCGELRASLCIVGIQAQAELNQWQGVLSWVLQRYSTVEKIPSKLLQMCILLYSKVKEHHTVLEATRIWLHCPSNMNLPGFRAVAELYLLHVLVPLGRTEEAEQFVVGTIGSGTFTDDQRHVALEILDVQKRHGQQRPESPRSRTDGHSVVATATAAAPQSSLSVRLQAVIRLMSRGLSAVGSSARSLLRRRVLLSLILLYLLFVRIDPSQPSSFPWVLRLLTLFRQTWDMMFGPFYRAAAHR; from the exons ATGGGCTCGTTTCGCGGTTCCAGTCCCCCGGGACACTGCGGCCCCGCGTCCGTGCTGGGTTGGCTGGACGCCGCCGTGGACCACCTGATGGTGGATAAAGAGTTCCACATGGCCCTGGACGCCTGCGAGAGGGGCCTGGAGCAGCTGGGCGGACCGGGCGAGCAGGAGGAGGCCAG gtgtGGGGAGCTCAGAGCTTCTCTCTGCATTGTGGGTATCCAGGCCCAGGCCGAGCTCAACCAATGGCAGGGAGTTCTGTCGTGGGTCCTCCAGCGCTACAGCACTGTGGAGAAGATCCCTTCGAAACTGCTGCAGATGTG CATTCTCCTCTACTCCAAGGTGAAGGAGCACCACACCGTGCTGGAAGCCACTCGGATTTGGCTGCACTGCCCCTCCAACATGAACCTGCCAGGCTTTAGGGCAGTGGCCGAGTTGTACCTTCTGCACGTGCTGGTGCCGCTTGGCCGGACAGAGGAGGCCGAGCAGTTCGTCGTGGGCACGATCGGCAGCGGCACCTTCACGGACGACCAGCGGCACGTCGCGCTGGAGATCCTGGACGTCCAGAAGAGGCATGGCCAGCAACGGCCTGAAAGCCCACGCTCTCGCACCGACGGCCATTCTGTGGTTGCCACGGCTACTGCAGCTGCTCCACAAA GCTCCTTATCCGTCAGGCTACAGGCCGTAATACGACTGATGAGCAGAGGCCTGTCAGCGGTTGGATCTAGCGCCCGGTCTCTCCTGCGCCGCAGGGTTCTCCTGTCCCTGATCCTTCTCTATCTACTCTTCGTCCGCATCGACCCAT CACAGCCCTCGTCTTTCCCCTGGGTTCTCAGGCTCCTCACGTTGTTCAGGCAGACGTGGGACATGATGTTCGGGCCATTCTACAGGGCCGCCGCGCACAGATAG